Proteins from a genomic interval of Kitasatospora herbaricolor:
- a CDS encoding MOSC domain-containing protein, giving the protein MADAPTADAPVGTVGALWRYPVKSMLGERIPAAEVTDRGLAGDRRLALLDRESGKVASAKTPRLWRSLLTCTAVRAGQATRITGPAGETLLSTDAGVDEALSAIVGRPVTLTGRPPDGAELDRSRPEEVLAEGLEAEVAADVVRFGSAAPPGTFFDFAPVHLLTTSTLERLAALGPRGVAEVERYRPNLVIDTPGKGFVEQRWVGRDLRIGDRLVLRVMASTPRCAVPTLVHGDLPRDADALRTPAVHNRVPALPGRPPEPCVGVYAQVLRPGPVRAGDTVRF; this is encoded by the coding sequence GTGGCGGACGCTCCGACGGCGGACGCCCCCGTCGGCACGGTCGGCGCGCTGTGGCGCTACCCCGTCAAGTCGATGCTCGGGGAGCGGATCCCCGCCGCGGAGGTGACCGACCGCGGGCTCGCGGGCGACCGGCGCCTCGCCCTGCTCGACCGGGAGAGCGGCAAGGTGGCCAGTGCCAAGACCCCGCGACTGTGGCGGTCCCTGCTCACCTGCACGGCCGTCCGGGCGGGGCAGGCCACGCGGATCACCGGTCCGGCCGGCGAGACCCTGCTCAGCACCGACGCCGGCGTCGACGAGGCGCTCTCCGCGATCGTCGGCCGGCCCGTCACCCTGACCGGCCGGCCCCCGGACGGGGCCGAGCTGGACCGGTCCAGGCCCGAAGAGGTCCTGGCGGAGGGTCTGGAGGCGGAGGTGGCGGCCGACGTCGTCCGGTTCGGCTCGGCGGCCCCGCCGGGGACGTTCTTCGACTTCGCCCCCGTCCACCTGCTGACCACCTCCACCCTGGAGCGGCTGGCGGCCCTCGGCCCGCGCGGCGTCGCCGAGGTGGAGCGCTACCGCCCCAACCTGGTGATCGACACCCCCGGTAAGGGATTCGTCGAGCAGCGGTGGGTCGGCCGGGACCTGCGGATCGGCGACCGGCTCGTGCTGCGGGTGATGGCCTCCACCCCCCGCTGCGCGGTGCCCACCCTCGTGCACGGCGACCTGCCCCGGGACGCCGACGCCCTGCGGACGCCGGCCGTGCACAACCGCGTCCCGGCCCTGCCCGGGCGGCCGCCGGAACCCTGCGTCGGGGTGTACGCCCAGGTGCTGCGGCCCGGCCCGGTCCGGGCGGGGGACACCGTCCGGTTCTGA